A segment of the Phoenix dactylifera cultivar Barhee BC4 chromosome 15, palm_55x_up_171113_PBpolish2nd_filt_p, whole genome shotgun sequence genome:
ATTACTGACAGTAAATACAATCCAAATCTCATAGTGGCGCCTCTCTTGTAAACCAATATAAGTTATAATGATTCATGTCAGCATGCCTACATACGCCATACACCAAAAGATCAGCAGTACTAATGCAGGAAAAATGGGCAACAAAGAACAGGAAGAAAAGCTTGCGTGTTACATCAGCTTTGCAATCTACCAACGATGATTACCTATTGGTCAGATTGACTTTTACATGGAGCACAGGCATGAATGCACGGATACATGTTCCTGCACTGTCATAAGTAATATACAGAcgcttcaaagaaaaaaaaaagtgccttCTCAGCGTTGGATGCTTAATGAGTAACATGCCTAAACATTTAACGTCAAGAGAAAATAAATGCTTCCTAACCTATAAAGACTCTTCAGAAAAAAAAGCATGCTTCATGAAAACTTTGGGAATATCGGATGTTAGCATTGCTAGAACTGACCTTATCCAGTTATGCAGCTGAGTACAAGGAACTTCCTTTTGCTACCCTGATCTTCACGCAATTGTACAACATCTCTCACCTTCTCAATCAGTTCCTCCAGCCCATCCACTCCAAAACTCTGGTAGTCAAGAGCTTTCTTGTACCGCTGGTCGTACAGAGCCTCAAAATTACTAAGGGGAACTGGACAGGAGTAACAAACAAGAAGCTCTTGCACTTCCTGTCTGAAACTTTCAAGATGGTAATTGAAGTCATATGCGGCACCGAAAACAGTGTCAACATTCCTCTCATCATCTGAGAATTCATCGGAGGAGCTACCTATATGAGGACATACACCAACATCCACATTTTCTTCCATAACTCCTTTTCCCTTTTTATCCCTCTTCAAAATGACTGGGGTACTCGGGCACTTTTTCATATGCCTGTCAGCCGAGTTACGGAGGCAGAGCAGTTTCTTGTGCCCCTTCCCTACCACGACCAAAGCATCAGTCATCTTCTTAAAGAGGTGCACCAGCTTATACACTCCATACTCTGCCATGTACAGCGGCCGTCCAAAGATTTTAAGATACTCTGAAGGAACACGTACAAGAGGCAAACTTCCACCAGACATTTCAAGCAGCCTCACTAGCTGACCCTTCAAACCCTGAACATCTCCTGGCCGAACCCACCATGTCGTTTCTTGCAAACTATTCTGATCCCCTACTGGACCTTCACTTAAACCAGATGGTAGACTTTGACACTTTGAAGAAGTTAAATAAGGCCCAGCTATTAGGTTATTACTGCTGTAGTCTGAGAAAGAATGGGGGACTCTAGAAAGTTCCCTCGAGACATGGGGAGAGTTGTAGCCATATAGCTGGTTGATGTTAGCTCGGGCAGCATATTCACTTTGAGAAATTCCTCTATAAACAATGGCTTCTTCTTCATTCTGACAGTCAGTGTTGTCCCCCATACTACAGTTCATGAGATAGCCAGCAAGATCAGGCCCACCGCGCATAAAACTTTTTGGAGGAACAAAACCTTCACCATGGGCTACGCTGGGCCAGTCCCATACAAACCGCCCTGCATTGCTCAAAGCGGACGAAACACCCACTCCAGAAGGGATGACAAGGATGATAGTGTACCCACGTTGACCAAGTATATGCAAGGCTGGAGCAAAGTCCACATCACCTGATATCAACATAATTGATGAGGGTGGTCGGTTATCTAGAGCAAACAGAAACATGTCGACCAAGATAGCCTTGTCAGCAGCATCTTTTCTACCATTTGGAACATCTACGAGCTTAACACCAGTTCTCTGACAGCCCTCTCTCAGCCTTCGAGGAAAGGCATTGAAATCCCCATAAGCAGAGAACATTGTTACAGCTCCTTTGATGACTGGATGCACCCGTAATGCCATTCGGATGTTGCCTGCAACATCTTCAGGGCGAACACCACCTGGAACTGGACAGTTCTCGATGTCCCAGAGGATAGCCACAGGACCATGCGATGCCCCACTTTGCTGGTTAGGTGCTTGAGGTTGCTCCATGTTTGAAGTGGATATTGCCCCATTAGATTTTGATGATTCTGGGTTTGCAATCTTTGGTGATGGACTTGGACTGGCCATTGCCTTCTATTCGTGAGACATTTAAGCTTCCTACACATACAGATGTATAAGAATCTGAGAGGAGTAACTTTAGGCAAAAAAAGAGAAGCACGGCATGCCATCAGGTAAGAAATATACAAAAAATACAGAAATGAAAAGctggaaaatcttgctgatCATACATGCAGCATGACTCATAAAGTTCATAAGATAGCAAAAGAGCAGCTATTATAACTAATCTGATTTTGCAAATAATGGAGGACATCTTAATAAGCAATTAAGCAAGGAAGTTTCAACTATATCAGCAAATCTGAGAATTACAGATCTGATGTAAAAGAACTATGACTATGGCTCTGCAGCCATTTAGCATGGGAAGATACTTTTTTCGCGGTTGGTCTACATGTGTTACATTTAATTTTTCATGCATATCCAATAGATGTTTCAGAGCTCCATGAACACCATATTATGTAACATagaaaaaata
Coding sequences within it:
- the LOC103718176 gene encoding uncharacterized protein LOC103718176 yields the protein MASPSPSPKIANPESSKSNGAISTSNMEQPQAPNQQSGASHGPVAILWDIENCPVPGGVRPEDVAGNIRMALRVHPVIKGAVTMFSAYGDFNAFPRRLREGCQRTGVKLVDVPNGRKDAADKAILVDMFLFALDNRPPSSIMLISGDVDFAPALHILGQRGYTIILVIPSGVGVSSALSNAGRFVWDWPSVAHGEGFVPPKSFMRGGPDLAGYLMNCSMGDNTDCQNEEEAIVYRGISQSEYAARANINQLYGYNSPHVSRELSRVPHSFSDYSSNNLIAGPYLTSSKCQSLPSGLSEGPVGDQNSLQETTWWVRPGDVQGLKGQLVRLLEMSGGSLPLVRVPSEYLKIFGRPLYMAEYGVYKLVHLFKKMTDALVVVGKGHKKLLCLRNSADRHMKKCPSTPVILKRDKKGKGVMEENVDVGVCPHIGSSSDEFSDDERNVDTVFGAAYDFNYHLESFRQEVQELLVCYSCPVPLSNFEALYDQRYKKALDYQSFGVDGLEELIEKVRDVVQLREDQGSKRKFLVLSCITG